The sequence aaaaaaaaaaaaaaaaaaaaaagataatataaattaattaatttttatttattgatagTTATCAATTCAATCATCATGGTTAAAAGTTAATGGTAAATCAATGGTAAAAGCAGAAGGTAATCAAAAAGAAATACTTCAAGAATTAGGTAAACAAAAGATTTCACATGAAGGTACTGATTATTTCCTTCAAACTGAACAAGATATGAGTGAACCTGATCAAACTGATTTTGGTCATGATTCTGATGTATGTacttagttttttttttttttttttataaaatatatatatgaatatattacttatttttttatataatttttagaatgaagatgaagatcatgttgattttgatgatgattcaaatgataaatcaaatgtATCGACATTATCAAGAAAGAGCAGTTCAGGATCAGTTGAAAAAGgtgaatcatcatcatcatcatcgacAACAATAGCAAATGGACATAATCGTACAAATAGTTCAAATAGTGTTGGTTCAAATACTACAACAACGactacaacaacatcaaattATGTTCCACCAGCATTAATTAAAGAGGAGTCagaagaaaaagatttaaatgcAATGACAGCAgatttaaagataaagaaatataagaaacaattgaaaacATTGAAATCGGAATTAGAGAAATCAAAGAGCCAATTCTCAACACTTTCAAAAGATCGTGATGAAAAAGTTGAAGAGATTAAAAGAATGATTGATGATATGGAGAATATTAAAGATCGTTCTAAATCCGTTGGAAATGGTGTGATCGCCGATTACAATAACCAAATCGAGCAATTGAATAGCAAATTGACCGCAGGCAATAAGGATATtgagaatttgaaaattcaattacaacGTGAACGTAACCAATCCTCTCAAGATTCTAACCAAGTGACAGTattacaaaatcaattattaacaatCAATTCACAATTGGACACTATTCGTAACGAGAATACCACATTGAATAACCAAATCCGTCAATTGGAGACCCAATTGAGAGAGTCGTCCTCAAACAAGCCTGAGGAACTTCAAAATGCTTTAGCAACCGTTCAGAATTTACATTtggaattgaatcaattacgTAGCCAATTGGCAACAACTACCGAAGAGAATAGAAGTCAATTCATTCAATTGGAACAAGAAAGAttgaaatcaaattcaaccgAATCAAATGTTAATCGTGTTGAACAAGAAAAACTTAACCTACAACAACGTTTAGAACATTATGAACGTACAATTCATTTACAATTGGAAGactttgaaaaagaaaaattaaaaatctcTGCTGAACTTGGTGATTTAAAAactaaacttttaaattatgaaaaattagaatctgaattaaatgaattaaaatcaaaacaacCAACCATACCTGAAAACAACAACGATAAcgataaagaattaattgaagcacgtgatgaaattttacaattaaaagagaaattaaatgaaaaagaagattcaattaaatcaacaaatgatcaattaattgaaattaaagataaattaataattaaagaaactgctttaattgaattacaaGATCAATTtgaacaattgaaaaaacaagATAACAAAGAATTGCTTGAAGCACGTGATCAAATAGTTGAATTAAAGGATAGATTAACTCAGAAAGAAGAATCATTTAAAGAGactgaaaataaattagaggATAGAGCAATTGAAATTTCTGAATTGAGAGATAAATTAGCAGAAAAGGAATCAATATTAACAGATAGGGAAGAACAATTGGACCAATTGaaacaatcaattgaaaatcaatcttcaacaacaccaatcATATCGGATCAACAAGAATTGCTTGAAGCACGTGATGAAATCgttcaattaaaagataaattaacTGCAAAAGaagattcaattaaagatattgataatcaattaattgaattaaaagataGATTAACTgcaaaagaattattatttaaagagaCTGAAGATCAACtttatgaaaaatcaaatgaaatttcaatacTTCAAGATAAgatttcaaatttagaagaatcaaataataataataatagtaataatagtaatagtagtattaATGaacttcaattgaaattaaaagaatttgaattaaatactTTAGATAAAAATCAAAGTTATGAAGAgagaattgaaaaattagaattacaattaaaagaGAAACAATTGGAAGTTCAATCATTACAACTTGAAATTCATAATAATGTAAAAGAAGGTGATTCAAATGATAGATTATTGAAATTGGAAGAACAATATAAAGAATTACAAGAAAAGTTtgataaagttaaaaataagaaaaatacATTAAAAGTATTATgttcaaattataaattaaatattgaacaattagaacaaaaacaatcaacTTTAGAATCTTCTGCAATTGCAAATCAAGATGGTTTATCCGATGAAATCGATCAAttgaaatcaaaattaattcatcaaaccaatgaaaatgaaatcatccaagatgaaaataatcaattaaaattacaactCACTTCATATCAAgatgattcaatttcaaaacaaaatattattaaagattatcaagaaataatttcaaaattagaacaagaaaaagaagatttaattgaaaataataaaaataataaaaagaatagtGACAATAGTGATGGCCATGATGATAGTGGTGATGACGATGATCGTTCAGCagaaattgaagaatttaaagaaaaaattcaatatcaaaaagaaaaaattaaagcaTTAAAAGAAGATTTAGAATCAAAATCTGATGAATGGATTGatataaagataaagatggAAGAAATTATTGGTGGTAAAcaagatgaaattgaaaaattacaacaacaattacaacaaaaagaatcattatcatctttaGCTTTACCAGTTTcaaaagatgataataatcaatcaaatcaaattttagaaGAAGAGattgatcaattaaaaagtcaaattaaacaattacaacaagaGAATCTTGCAATTTCATCAGAGAAACAATTTAAAGTTCAACATCTTCAACAAGAATTAGAACAATTAAGACAAGTTAATAGTGCAAGTGCTTCACCAAGATCAtctattggtggtggtggtagtggtattgATAATCTTGATGATTTAAGAAAAGAAATGGAAGAAAATAAGAATATTGAAACATCAATTTATTGGTCAGAATTGGATTTTGATAGAAATAATATACCATTTTGTGGTACAAATGTTTGGGCAATCATTGATGGTATTGGTGGTTTAGGTAAATCTCAAAATATTAGATTATTGAATAAGATTGTTATCTCTTTAGAGAAATCATTCTTACGTTCTGGTAATGATTGTAAATTCATTGCCTATTGGTTTAGTACTTGTTGTTATTTACTCTCAAAATGTCATCAAGCTGGATACACTCAAGAATCTGCAAATCCAATGAAATCAGGTATTGAAATCAATGTTAATTCATTTGTAACACCTGCACCTGAAATAGGTGGTTCTTTCATTAGAGATCTTCAAGCATTGAATCTTTCAATCTATAGTAAACTATTGTCAGTCACAGAGATTAAATTGGAGAGAGTGTTAATTCCATCGGTTTACCTACCAGACTCCATCATTTTGGAAGCTCAAAAAAGTCCAATCAAaagttcatcatcatcttcctCAACCTCTCCATTAGGTAGAACTTCAGGTTCTttaccatttaataatactGGCGCTAATTCTATCAATAATCTACTCTACATTCTTGATGGTATCATTCAATTTTTGAAAGAGGGTAGAATATTCGATAGTGTTTCAAATCAATTCCTTAATCAAATCTTTTACTTTATGAATGCTCAAATCACTAATCATCtattaaataatccaaaaGTTTGTACTACCACTCAAGGTTTAGAGGTTAAAATGGGTGTCTCTCGTCTAAAGGAATGGTGTTCTGCAACCCCCTACAAATCTGCCTCTCAACAATTGGATTCCTCCTTGGAGGCTTCAAATCTTTTAGTCATTGACAAAAATGTTTTCGTTGATATTGAAGCTATAAAATCAATCttccaaaaattaaatcttcatcaaattaaacaattactTCAATCTTTCACTCCTGATAGTTTATCACCTGATACTATACCAACTGTATTACGAAAAGCACTCGATTCTAATTGGAGACAATCAATCGATATTAATTCTTTACCACTTTTAATTGACCaatctaaaaaatttaaaatttaaaaaataaaaattcgaacacatataaaataaaataaaataaaaaaaataaattatagttataatttaaatagtagttgtattttttttttttttaacttttatttaagtcttaaataaaatagaattttaatttctttatttggttattttaaattcaagtaaatttttttttttggtaattcttttttttttttttttttttttttttttttggttaaaaTGTTAAACATAAAGTGCTTTACaggtgtttttttattttaataccctttttaaatatcaataaaccaattttctataattttttatttaaactctctatttttagatatttttttatataaaaacaattagatTGATGtcattttatttcaatttttttttttttataaataaaaaaaaaaaaaaaaaaaaaaaattaatataaataattttcttttttattttttattaatttatttaacatTTCTCtcatattttataaataataatattataattataattaattttaaagttaaaaaaaaaaaatgttttattcaaaaatcatagttttttttataaattttttaaaatcatttttacaaaaacaaaaaattttaaaaactgaAGATCCTATAGTTTTAATTATGTGGCCAAGAGGTAGTGATGTGTaagtaaaatattattaaaattaattaatttttatgtattaaaaattaataactttTATAAAGaccaaataattataaattctttCTAGGttgttttttgaattattataagACAGAGACAGACACAAATACGGGTGATCTCACCACAAATTATAATCATGCTTATTTACGTCATAGGCCAAATCAATTAGGAGAAATAACAactgatttattttattataatagtttTCAAACTTTTCAATCAATTTGTTCATTTACCAGCAATTATTGTGATAATGATGGCCAGGGTCATTTACAACACAACGTCCGATATGGTAGAATCATTTTCTCATATAAagtttttagaaatttaaattctataAGAGCAGGTGAAGAGTTTAATACAATTGATGTCCtctatgaaaataataatttaaatagtataaataataataataataataataataataataatattaataatataaataattataataataacaatagtaacaataataacaataataataataataataatattaataataataataacagtataaataatataaataatagtatttaaaaataaattattaaaaaataaataaaatattttattatataaaaaatgtaaaccaattttttttttttttttttttttttttttttactttttttttttttactttttttttttactttttttttttttttttttttttttactttttttttatttttgctcaaatttgttttaattctcttcttttgttttttggggatttatttatttatttatttattttttttttttttcttgataTTTTACTCTTTTATTAGATAAAActtaacaataaaaaaagaatagaaGAAAAGATAAGaatagaaaagaaaagaaaagaaaagaaaagaaaagaaaagaaaagaaaagaaaagaaaagaaaagaaaagtaattttatgCGGTTCTGGTTGgtttttttcaactttttttttttattttctatgtGACTTCCCTTTGATTAAATAAACTAGTTGAATATTTtcctatttattttatacttAATTTTTTcgtttaaatatttaaaatataatttttttctataaatttgtaaaaaattattattaatcaaGAAAATTCCTCTAGAGGTGTATAATTTTTgcctaaaaaaaaagataccaATGTTTTATTATAACTTTTGTTATTGTCGTTGTTGATGGTcgtttgaatttgtttttttaaatcttgaaTTTTATCTATAATTTGGCTTTTATTTACCATACgataattatcattatatggaaaatctaaaatcaattcatttattgaaattgagTTTGGTGAttgaaataatgaaattacatCATCATAATTATCGAATATTTCTATTgataattgaattgaataAAGTGTTGTATTTGGATACTTTTTCatacaatttaaaatgaatGAAATCCATTTAGCATTTGaatataaattcattttatcaACAGAAAATTTGATTCTTCTAATTGATGAATAATTATAAGTTGtatttggtgatggtgatgatgaagatgaaacatttttattaaatatatttgagaataaatattcaattatcGACGTAGAGAATGAAGGTcctattgaaaaattatgaattactaaagttttaatagacgaattaaatagtaaagctgaaaatgaatttggaGAAACACTacaatcaatatttattaatcttaaaaattttatggttttattatttttaataagaTTATAAAATCCATCTGATATACATTTGATTGTagtttcattaaattctaaatttgaatattgaTAACATTTTATTGGATTTAGAGAATATTCACATGGAAAATTTGAAATGGTTAGATTCACAATTGATGTATTATTAGAAAGTGTGACTATCAATTCATTCCATTCTTtggaaatattttttgaaagattATCTCCATTAAAACATTGTTTAGTTATTTTACATCCATGATAatgtttgtttattaaatgaaacgGTACTTTAATTGCAAGTGTTATTAAAGTTGGACATCTTTTATTCAAAGATATCAAAGTACCCGGTTGAAATGTACTTGCATGTAATGAAAATGGTTTtgaataaagttttaaatgttttaattgagttagatcattattaattaaatgaataaattgaaaactatcaatttttaattcaattactttattaaaattatcaaatttacaaaaacaataaataaaatgaggactataaaaatatttatatacaaCCAAGTTATTTGATTCCtttttccaaaatttaaattcttcaccTAAAGGTTTATTAAAACATACAATTTCAGACAGTAATTGACGATTTGGGATGAGTGGAAATGAGTATTTTGAGTTTTTTAACATATCATCTacataaataaaagatactctttgaaaatttttatatttttctgTATCTGGGTAATTTTTACCATtactttttataattataattttattactaaAAAAGTCtgaaattatttcttttttaattttaataattgaccaatttttatttataattaatttaaaaatttttatcaaaCTTTTGCTTAAActatattttgaaattgacaTTAACCATATATAAATtggtttgttttttaaatatctacTTGGTTTAATACTTTtcattgaattatt comes from Dictyostelium discoideum AX4 chromosome 2 chromosome, whole genome shotgun sequence and encodes:
- a CDS encoding C2 calcium/lipid-binding region-containing protein (Similar to CaLB), which translates into the protein MDKFKDKLKVQSPSSNKEDIKISYVVKIVKVTGLPKSSYSPLLVSWKRGSKKENSGEVKTIPRDGEGVVDHTINLNATITKTPKGFLEKSIQFTVKEEKLGKKPVSLGSVSVNLAQYAESKTEKTHPFPIQDKSKVVCNLYLSIQSSWLKVNGKSMVKAEGNQKEILQELGKQKISHEGTDYFLQTEQDMSEPDQTDFGHDSDNEDEDHVDFDDDSNDKSNVSTLSRKSSSGSVEKGESSSSSSTTIANGHNRTNSSNSVGSNTTTTTTTTSNYVPPALIKEESEEKDLNAMTADLKIKKYKKQLKTLKSELEKSKSQFSTLSKDRDEKVEEIKRMIDDMENIKDRSKSVGNGVIADYNNQIEQLNSKLTAGNKDIENLKIQLQRERNQSSQDSNQVTVLQNQLLTINSQLDTIRNENTTLNNQIRQLETQLRESSSNKPEELQNALATVQNLHLELNQLRSQLATTTEENRSQFIQLEQERLKSNSTESNVNRVEQEKLNLQQRLEHYERTIHLQLEDFEKEKLKISAELGDLKTKLLNYEKLESELNELKSKQPTIPENNNDNDKELIEARDEILQLKEKLNEKEDSIKSTNDQLIEIKDKLIIKETALIELQDQFEQLKKQDNKELLEARDQIVELKDRLTQKEESFKETENKLEDRAIEISELRDKLAEKESILTDREEQLDQLKQSIENQSSTTPIISDQQELLEARDEIVQLKDKLTAKEDSIKDIDNQLIELKDRLTAKELLFKETEDQLYEKSNEISILQDKISNLEESNNNNNSNNSNSSINELQLKLKEFELNTLDKNQSYEERIEKLELQLKEKQLEVQSLQLEIHNNVKEGDSNDRLLKLEEQYKELQEKFDKVKNKKNTLKVLCSNYKLNIEQLEQKQSTLESSAIANQDGLSDEIDQLKSKLIHQTNENEIIQDENNQLKLQLTSYQDDSISKQNIIKDYQEIISKLEQEKEDLIENNKNNKKNSDNSDGHDDSGDDDDRSAEIEEFKEKIQYQKEKIKALKEDLESKSDEWIDIKIKMEEIIGGKQDEIEKLQQQLQQKESLSSLALPVSKDDNNQSNQILEEEIDQLKSQIKQLQQENLAISSEKQFKVQHLQQELEQLRQVNSASASPRSSIGGGGSGIDNLDDLRKEMEENKNIETSIYWSELDFDRNNIPFCGTNVWAIIDGIGGLGKSQNIRLLNKIVISLEKSFLRSGNDCKFIAYWFSTCCYLLSKCHQAGYTQESANPMKSGIEINVNSFVTPAPEIGGSFIRDLQALNLSIYSKLLSVTEIKLERVLIPSVYLPDSIILEAQKSPIKSSSSSSSTSPLGRTSGSLPFNNTGANSINNLLYILDGIIQFLKEGRIFDSVSNQFLNQIFYFMNAQITNHLLNNPKVCTTTQGLEVKMGVSRLKEWCSATPYKSASQQLDSSLEASNLLVIDKNVFVDIEAIKSIFQKLNLHQIKQLLQSFTPDSLSPDTIPTVLRKALDSNWRQSIDINSLPLLIDQSKKFKI